The following are encoded in a window of Fimbriimonadaceae bacterium genomic DNA:
- a CDS encoding GNAT family N-acetyltransferase: MTAPWAEGGVHVLTERLVLRTPTEADAEQFAAYRLRNREAHGWTEPPRAEEYFTADYWRRALGPVPGRAMADTEYRFAAWSLADPDQLVGLVNLYNVVRGPVQCALLGYSVDVAHMGRGYATEGVTAVVNWAFQEADLMRLEAGVLPRNAASVRVLEKCGFRRVGTMRRSLRLAGGWEDHDLYDQTNPAHRGSRP, translated from the coding sequence ATGACGGCCCCTTGGGCCGAAGGCGGGGTGCACGTCCTGACCGAAAGGTTGGTGCTGCGCACCCCGACCGAAGCCGACGCGGAGCAGTTCGCCGCCTACCGCCTGCGCAACCGCGAGGCCCACGGCTGGACCGAGCCGCCCCGGGCCGAGGAGTACTTCACCGCCGACTATTGGCGGCGGGCCCTCGGCCCTGTCCCCGGGCGCGCCATGGCCGACACCGAATACCGGTTCGCTGCCTGGTCGCTGGCCGACCCTGACCAATTGGTGGGCCTGGTGAACCTCTACAACGTCGTCCGCGGCCCTGTCCAGTGCGCCCTGCTCGGCTATTCGGTGGACGTCGCCCATATGGGCCGGGGCTACGCCACCGAGGGCGTCACCGCCGTCGTCAACTGGGCGTTCCAAGAAGCCGACCTCATGCGGCTGGAAGCCGGCGTCCTGCCCCGCAACGCCGCCAGTGTCCGCGTGCTGGAAAAGTGCGGCTTCCGGCGCGTCGGCACCATGCGGCGGTCGCTGCGCCTCGCCGGCGGATGGGAAGACCACGACCTCTACGACCAAACCAACCCCGCGCACCGGGGCTCCCGACCATGA